The region TATGACAGGCTGGCGGACATGGATAGAAAAAAAGTGAGCCTTGTAGACCTTAATAAGGATGATACGACAGAGAAAACGATTCTCGGTGGAAAGCGGATGGTTTCCAGAAAGATCCCCCTTACCCTTGAAAGGGCGGATGTCATCATCAGCGTACCGGTCCTCAAGATACATTTTGCGGCTGTGGCCTCCCTGAGCATCAAACATCTCCAAGGCGCCGTGCCTCCTCTTGAAAAGTACATGACACACTTTTTTGGACTCTGGCAGAATCTGGTAAACATTCATCACGTGATCAAGCCTAAACTGACAATTATAGATGGGCTTACCGGTCAGGAGGATTTTGGACCTGTGTCTGGGGTACCGAAGGAAATGGGCCTTCTTATCGGAGGAACAAATCCAGTGGCCGTCGATTCCGTTGCCATGAAGATTATGGGACTTGATCCTCTTGCTTCCCCGCCTGTGTGGCTGGCCTATATGCAGGGTATGGGGCCTGTTGAAGAAAATATGATCACAGTCGTTGGTCCAGGGATTGAAGAGGTAATGAGTCCCTTCAGACAGCCCGCCATTGACCTTACGGGAGGCAGGGATATCACGATCCATGCCGATCGTGCTTGCCCTGGCTGCAAAGGGTATCTTCATTTTGTGCTGAGCAAGCTAAGGCGACCTGACCCCAAGGACCCGAGTCGGCTGCTCATTGACCGGCCATTCAATAAAAGGGTAAATATTTTTCTCGGACCTGCTGGAGATGGTATGGCAAGACCGGAAGAGAATAATGAGAATAATGTCTTTATGGGCATCTGCCAGCAGCATTATGAATGGGCTGGTACTCATCTCCCAGGCTGTCCTCCTCATGCAGAGGTTATCATGAACGGTATATTCGAATTGTTTCCAGACGTTGAGAGGCCTCAGTATGCGGACAAGACCGAGGAGGCGAAACTGAGCGAAATGTTGAGGGAAGTTCTGAGCATGGACAGGGCCTGACATGCGGTTCATCGCGGATCTCCACATTCATTCCAAATACTCCAGAGCCACAAGCTCGGCTATGGAGCCGGAGGGCTTGTGGAGATGGGCTCAGCTCAAGGGGATAACCGTAATGGGCACGGGCGATTTTACTCACCCGAAGTGGTTTATGGAACTGACCGATAAACTTGAACCCGTAGGGAACGGGTTGTTTACGCTAAAGAAGGAGATGCGCCCAGGGGGTGTTCCGGAGTCGTGTAAAAGAGAGCCTTTCTTTCTTCTCTCGGTGGAGATTAGTTGTATTTACAGCAAGAATGGAAAGACCCGAAAAGTACACTGCATTGTTTTTGCTCCTGATCTTGCCGTTGCCGCGAGGATAAACCTTGCCTTGTCGAAGATTGGCAATATCGGCTCGGATGGGAGACCAATTCTCGGGCTTGATGCAAAGGATCTCCTTAAGCTTACCCTTGATGCTTCACCAGAGGCCATGCTTATCCCCGCTCACATATGGACTCCCCATTTCTCCGTTTTTGGCGCGGCGTCAGGCTTTGATTCCCTGGTTGAGTGCTTTGAGGAGCTTACCCCTCATATCAGGGCCGTGGAAACAGGCCTTTCTTCGGACCCGCCAATGAACTGGCGTCTGTCGGCCCTTGACGGAATCACGCTTGTATCAAATTCCGATGCCCATTCACCGCAAAAGATTGGCAGAGAAGCGAATATCTTTGACACGGAAGAAATATCATACAAGGCGATTACTGCGGCGATTGCGGATGGAAAAGGTTTCTCTGGGACAATTGAGTTCTTTCCTGAGGAAGGGAAGTATCACTACGATGGCCACAGGACATGCGGAATCAGTCTTTCACCAGAGGAAACGATCCGTTACGGCTATCGTTGTCCGGTATGCGCCAAACGCGTAACTGTGGGTGTGATGCACAGGGTCCAGGCGCTTGCAGAAAGGGAAGCAGGCTTCATACCGTCGACCGCCACCCGCTATTACTCCGCAATCCCACTCCCGGAGGTTCTTTCAGAGGCCATGAAAGTTGGTGCGGGCAGTAAGACAGTGATGGCTGAATATCTGAAGCTCCTGTCAAAACTGGGAAATGAATTTAAGATACTTCTTGATACCCCTTTGGAAGAGATAGAGCAGGTCGGCAGTGCGCCTCTTGTCGCGGAGGCAATTGCGAGGATGCGCACCGGAGCTGTGCATATCAAGCCCGGATACGACGGAGAATACGGGAAAATCAAGATATTCGAAGAATTTGAGCGCAGGGAAATGAAAGGGCAGATGCCTTTGCTCTGAAAAAACTTCCATAATGTAATTGAACGACAATCAACGGCCCGCTGAATCGGAGCGGATGATGAGAATATGTCCCGTTTACTCGAAGGCTTGAACGAAGAACAGAGGCAGGCGGCAATCACTATATCGGGTCCCGTACTTGTATCGGCAGGACCTGGCACAGGCAAGACCCTTACCATCGTTCGGAGAATCGCATATCTCGTTGATCATGGCGTAAGGCCGGAGGAGATCATTGCGGTAACGTTCACGAACAGGGCGGCACGGGAGATGCGGGAGAGGGTAGACGAGTTTATGGGAAGCCGCGCATCGGGCATGTTCATAGGGACGTTTCACCTTCTCGGCCTCAGGATAATAAAGGAGAACTTGAAGAACGGCATGGCAGTATGCGACAGGCGGCGACAGATTGATATTCTTGAACCGCTTTCAGGCGGTCGCAGAAGAGCGGAACAGATGGCCGAGGCAATATCGAGGATCAAGAGTCTCATGGAAGAGCCGCAGGATATGGAAGTAAGCAAGCTCTGTAAGGCCTATGATGATGAATTGAGGAGACAGAGCTTGTATGACTTCGATGACCTGATACGCATTCCTTTGGCCATCCTGGATGACGAAGCCGTGGCTGCTCAATACAAAAAAGTGTTCCGATATGTGATGGTAGATGAGTACCAGGACATCAATCAGGCGCAGCATAGACTTACGCGACGCCTTACAGACGGTGATAGTAATATCTGCGCTGTGGGTGACCCTGACCAAGCGATTTATGCCTTCAGGGGAGCTGATATGAAGAATTTCCTCAATTTTGAGACAGACTTTCCGGGAGCTTCAATGATCACGCTCACCAGGAACTATCGCTCATCCAAGACCATTCTCGACGCGGCGTCGGGGGTAATACGGCACAATAGAGAGAGACCGGCCAAAAACATTGAGGCAATAAGGGCAAGAGGAATGGAGATTACGGTTATATCCGCCCCCGACGAGAGGAGGGAGGCCGAAATAATCGTGAAAGAAATCGAATCAAGAATGGGCGGGACAAGCCATTACGATCTCATGAAGAGAACGGATGATTTCGATTGCTCGGATGGCTCCTGCGGATTCCTTGATTTTGCCGTGATATTCAGGACTAATTCGCAAGTCAAAGTTTTAGAGGAGGCTTTTTTTGAGTCCGGGATGCCATACCGGGTAGTGCGAGGTGAAGCTTCGGCAGGGATAAAGCAAGTTGCCGAGGCGCTGAAGGAACGGGCTGACGAGAGTTTATCTGTCTTGGACATTCACGATTTTGTTATAGCTTTGTGTGAGGAAAAGGATGTAACAGAAGATGACCTGGCCTTCCTTTGCCAGATTACTTACGCATATGGCAGTCTCCCCGCGAGCGAAGCCATCGACGCGGTTTTGAATGAACTGGTTCTTCTTTCTACAGGAGACGGATATGACTCCAGGGCTCAAGCTATAACCCTTATGACCATGCATGCCGCAAAAGGCCTGGAGTTCAAGGTTGTCTTTATCGCAGGCGTGGAGGATGGGCTCATTCCATTTGGAATTGTGGCGGAAAAGACAGAGATAGAGGAAGAACGCAGGCTCTTCTATGTCGGCATGACACGAGCAAAAGACGAGCTTCTCCTTACACGTGCGCGGAGCCGCTTCCTGCGGGGCCGTCGCAATGTCTCGCGGCCATCTCCTTTCCTTCTTGAAATTCCAAAAGAATTTATAAAGGAGAGAGTCGTGGAAGACAAGAGGTTGGCCCAGAAACAAAGACAAATGAAGCTATTTTGAATTTGTGGAAATTGCAGCGTCCATCCGGCTGCTGGACCGCCCTTTTCATTGCGGGTGAGGCTCTTTCGTGATAATCTACTTTACTTATAGAAAACGGACGCATTGCGGTGTTGTGATGGTCTAGAGACAGATCGGGTGGCCGTCGGTAGGAGGATATATGGGAAGCAATACACTGAAGGAATGGGACAAGCAATACGTTTGGCATCCCTTTACACAGATGCAGGAATACATGGAGACGGACCCTTTGGTGATTGAGCGGGGCGAAAGGTTTCATCTCATCGACTCAGAGGGGAAAAGATATATTGACGGCGTCTCGTCGTTATGGGTTGTTGTTCACGGCCATGGCAAGAAAGAACTCTTGGATGTTATACGCGATCAATCGGAAAAGCTTTGCCATT is a window of Syntrophobacterales bacterium DNA encoding:
- a CDS encoding DUF362 domain-containing protein, with protein sequence MALPIILSKGKFTAQFRRRFFSYCENINAGDYPLTRWKQWTDNPAIVIFRAVRDGKTAGWIAYDKSRSRVQEICIDGRGSMPELWTAMMDALIVRENLIAFELLADDAGKYNWAVEYGFRPTHTFKMNGGIPLVQMDLSWAILREKLDGLQPAAAYRTKEKVAIERVPETSTNEEVKTGLRRLIRKLGGLKRFVKPGQTVVIKPNVVSDHGLKDGEYKGGIITDIRVVRALTEILLPVAARVIIAEGSSINRSETSKMFAHYGYDRLADMDRKKVSLVDLNKDDTTEKTILGGKRMVSRKIPLTLERADVIISVPVLKIHFAAVASLSIKHLQGAVPPLEKYMTHFFGLWQNLVNIHHVIKPKLTIIDGLTGQEDFGPVSGVPKEMGLLIGGTNPVAVDSVAMKIMGLDPLASPPVWLAYMQGMGPVEENMITVVGPGIEEVMSPFRQPAIDLTGGRDITIHADRACPGCKGYLHFVLSKLRRPDPKDPSRLLIDRPFNKRVNIFLGPAGDGMARPEENNENNVFMGICQQHYEWAGTHLPGCPPHAEVIMNGIFELFPDVERPQYADKTEEAKLSEMLREVLSMDRA
- a CDS encoding endonuclease Q family protein encodes the protein MRFIADLHIHSKYSRATSSAMEPEGLWRWAQLKGITVMGTGDFTHPKWFMELTDKLEPVGNGLFTLKKEMRPGGVPESCKREPFFLLSVEISCIYSKNGKTRKVHCIVFAPDLAVAARINLALSKIGNIGSDGRPILGLDAKDLLKLTLDASPEAMLIPAHIWTPHFSVFGAASGFDSLVECFEELTPHIRAVETGLSSDPPMNWRLSALDGITLVSNSDAHSPQKIGREANIFDTEEISYKAITAAIADGKGFSGTIEFFPEEGKYHYDGHRTCGISLSPEETIRYGYRCPVCAKRVTVGVMHRVQALAEREAGFIPSTATRYYSAIPLPEVLSEAMKVGAGSKTVMAEYLKLLSKLGNEFKILLDTPLEEIEQVGSAPLVAEAIARMRTGAVHIKPGYDGEYGKIKIFEEFERREMKGQMPLL
- a CDS encoding UvrD-helicase domain-containing protein translates to MSRLLEGLNEEQRQAAITISGPVLVSAGPGTGKTLTIVRRIAYLVDHGVRPEEIIAVTFTNRAAREMRERVDEFMGSRASGMFIGTFHLLGLRIIKENLKNGMAVCDRRRQIDILEPLSGGRRRAEQMAEAISRIKSLMEEPQDMEVSKLCKAYDDELRRQSLYDFDDLIRIPLAILDDEAVAAQYKKVFRYVMVDEYQDINQAQHRLTRRLTDGDSNICAVGDPDQAIYAFRGADMKNFLNFETDFPGASMITLTRNYRSSKTILDAASGVIRHNRERPAKNIEAIRARGMEITVISAPDERREAEIIVKEIESRMGGTSHYDLMKRTDDFDCSDGSCGFLDFAVIFRTNSQVKVLEEAFFESGMPYRVVRGEASAGIKQVAEALKERADESLSVLDIHDFVIALCEEKDVTEDDLAFLCQITYAYGSLPASEAIDAVLNELVLLSTGDGYDSRAQAITLMTMHAAKGLEFKVVFIAGVEDGLIPFGIVAEKTEIEEERRLFYVGMTRAKDELLLTRARSRFLRGRRNVSRPSPFLLEIPKEFIKERVVEDKRLAQKQRQMKLF